Proteins encoded together in one Tripterygium wilfordii isolate XIE 37 chromosome 14, ASM1340144v1, whole genome shotgun sequence window:
- the LOC120014465 gene encoding uncharacterized protein LOC120014465, whose translation SYSLPRCLLSFFLGIPGNERTTFKFGCRLWSNFKSPDGDIIDCVLIHNQPAFDHPLLKNHTIQMRPSSFPKEDTIFRRESKGGSFKQVWHSKGSCPEGTIPIKRVTEEEILKASSIQRFGMKEPGTFPPSSSPGVVGNNPDEDDKHEYAMARVQGGKYYGAKSTMNVWKPFVQYPFEFSLAEMWLMAGPRAELNSVEVGWHVYPFINKDHQPRLFVYWTRDGYLSTGCYNLKCPGFVQTNKHITLGTSILEPISTYGGKQFDVTAHIWKEPEDGNWWLSINEDDNFLGYWPASLFTHLKDSASCVNWGGEILDVKVNGTHTITDMGSGHFAEKGYRKASYFKNIQVADETNTLLTPQGTIATATHESCYNIKLYEGSPNWGTSFYYGGPGLNPNCP comes from the exons AGTCCAGATGGAGATATAATTGATTGCGTTCTTATTCATAACCAACCGGCTTTTGATCATCCTTTACTCAAGAACCATACAATTCAG ATGAGACCGAGTTCTTTCCCAAAGGAGGATACGATCTTCCGGAGGGAGTCGAAGGGAGGATCCTTTAAACAAGTATGGCACTCGAAGGGAAGTTGTCCAGAAGGTACAATTCCTATCAAAAGAGTAACCGAAGAAGAGATACTGAAAGCAAGCTCTATCCAAAGATTCGGAATGAAGGAGCCTGGCACCTTCCCTCCATCGTCAAGTCCTGGAGTAGTAGGCAACAATCCAGATGAAGATGATAAACATGAG TATGCAATGGCTCGTGTGCAAGGCGGCAAGTATTATGGTGCTAAGTCAACTATGAACGTTTGGAAACCTTTTGTTCAATATCCCTTTGAATTCAGCTTAGCCGAAATGTGGCTAATGGCAGGTCCTCGTGCTGAACTCAATTCGGTTGAAGTTGGTTGGCAT GTCTACCCATTTATCAATAAAGATCACCAACCACGGCTATTTGTTTATTGGACT AGAGATGGATATTTATCTACGGGTTGCTACAATCTGAAATGCCCTGGATTTGTCCAAACCAATAAGCACATAACCTTGGGTACAAGTATATTGGAACCTATATCCACCTATGGAGGAAAACAATTTGACGTCACTGCTCATATTTGGAAG GAACCCGAAGACGGCAACTGGTGGTTGAGTATTAATGAGGATGACAATTTTTTGGGATACTGGCCGGCGTCACTCTTCACCCACTTGAAGGATAGTGCTTCATGTGTTAACTGGGGAGGAGAGATCTTGGACGTGAAGGTAAACGGGACACACACCATAACAGATATGGGGAGTGGGCACTTCGCAGAAAAAGGTTATCGCAAAGCCAGTTATTTTAAGAATATTCAAGTCGCTGATGAAACTAACACTCTACTGACTCCTCAAGGAACCATCGCCACAGCTACCCATGAATCCTGCTACAACATCAAACTTTATGAAGGGAGTCCAAATTGGGGCACCTCTTTTTACTATGGCGGTCCTGGTCTAAATCCTAATTGCCCATGA
- the LOC120014107 gene encoding uncharacterized protein LOC120014107 — protein sequence MAQFVLVFVLMIIPTTTYATSRSQSLEVQNLLKRLNKPHVKSIKSPDGDIIDCVLIHNQPAFDHPLLKNHTIQMRPSSFPKEDTIFPRESKGGSFEQVWHSKGSCPEGTIPIKRVTEEDILRASSVRRFGMKKPHTFPPSSSPEVVGNGQNLGNDHEYAFCRLQGGKYYGIKASLNIWEPFVQYPFEFSASQMWLGAGPPDKLNSIEAGWHSDGYQSTGCYNLECSGFVQTNTEISVGATITPVSTYGGGQFELTFQVWKDPKDGNWWLRVQDDTLLGYWPASLLPNLKDGASRVHWGGEIVNLKVNGNHTTTDMGSGHFAEEDYGKASSFKNLQVVDETDTLRTPNGIFTVASHESCYNIKLYEGNPQWGTYFYYGGPGLNPNCP from the exons ATGGCACAATTTGTCCTCGTATTTGTGTTGATGATCATACCTACCACGACATACGCCACATCCAGAAGCCAAAGTCTCGAGGTGCAGAACCTTTTGAAGCGTCTGAACAAGCCTCATGTCAAATCTATCAAG AGTCCAGATGGAGATATAATTGATTGTGTTCTTATTCATAATCAACCGGCTTTTGATCATCCTTTACTCAAGAACCATACAATTCAG ATGAGACCGAGTTCTTTCCCAAAGGAGGATACGATCTTCCCGAGGGAGTCGAAGGGAGGATCCTTTGAACAAGTATGGCACTCGAAGGGAAGTTGTCCAGAAGGTACAATTCCTATCAAAAGAGTAACCGAAGAAGACATACTGAGAGCAAGCTCTGTCCGAAGATTCGGAATGAAGAAGCCTCACACCTTCCCTCCATCGTCAAGTCCTGAGGTAGTAGGCAACGGTCAAAACCTAGGCAACGACCATGAG TATGCATTCTGTCGTCTGCAAGGTGGCAAGTATTATGGTATTAAGGCAAGTTTGAACATTTGGGAACCTTTTGTTCAATATCCTTTTGAATTCAGCGCATCCCAAATGTGGTTAGGAGCAGGTCCTCCTGATAAACTCAATTCGATTGAAGCTGGTTGGCAT AGCGATGGATATCAATCTACGGGTTGCTATAATCTGGAATGCTCAGGCTTTGTCCAAACCAATACAGAAATATCTGTGGGGGCAACTATTACACCTGTATCCACGTATGGAGGTGGACAATTTGAGTTAACTTTCCAGGTTTGGAAG GATCCCAAAGACGGCAACTGGTGGTTGCGTGTTCAGGATGATACGTTGTTGGGATACTGGCCGGCGTCACTCCTGCCCAACTTGAAAGATGGTGCTTCAAGGGTTCACTGGGGAGGAGAGATTGTGAACTTGAAGGTAAACGGGAACCACACGACAACAGATATGGGGAGTGGGCATTTCGCAGAAGAAGATTATGGCAAAGCCAGTTCATTTAAGAATCTCCAAGTAGTTGATGAAACCGACACTCTACGAACTCCTAATGGAATCTTCACCGTAGCTAGCCATGAATCCTGCTACAACATCAAACTCTATGAAGGGAATCCACAGTGGGGCACCTATTTTTACTATGGCGGTCCTGGTCTAAATCCTAATTGCCCATGA